A DNA window from Arachis duranensis cultivar V14167 chromosome 3, aradu.V14167.gnm2.J7QH, whole genome shotgun sequence contains the following coding sequences:
- the LOC107479686 gene encoding uncharacterized protein LOC107479686 encodes MAIAQDGNSNILPIAFGLVEGENTESWKFFLTHLRQHVTPQPGILVISDRHNAIKAALVAEDGGWLPPAAYRAYCARHIAANFALNFKSKDARKILVNAAYAKSKQEHQYYMDILRSEDPAMVEWCNRIGLGLWTQYRDGGRRYGHMTTNISECINAVLKGTRNLPVGSLVKSTYGRLAELFVRKGKEAEMQLGARQEFSQVLMRAIEKNQQASRNMRVELYDRGNTEFVVDEIGPTGGRIALTACRVSLSARTCDCGYFQALHYPCRHVLAACSYCRLDWRTYVDDVYRLTTIFNVYKIGFSPPMADDLLPLYEGPRVTPDPGMMRATVGRPRATRIRNSMDEPEPDRTKRCGMCRVPGHTRRQRPLRAGASGHHEGSNA; translated from the coding sequence ATGGCAATTGCACAAGATGGAAACTCGAACATACTCCCAATTGCATTTGGACTAGTCGAGGGTGAGAACACTGAGTCATGGAAGTTCTTCCTTACTCACCTTCGCCAACATGTGACCCCGCAGCCGGGCATTCTTGTTATATCTGACCGCCACAATGCAATCAAGGCTGCGTTAGTCGCAGAAGACGGTGGGTGGCTCCCACCGGCCGCCTATCGTGCATATTGTGCCAGGCACATAGCTGCTAATTTTGCGCTTAATTTTAAATCCAAGGATGCACGGAAGATTCTGGTGAACGCAGCCTACGCAAAGTCCAAACAGGAGCATCAATATTACATGGATATCTTGAGGTCCGAAGACCCGGCTATGGTTGAGTGGTGTAACCGGATTGGGTTAGGGTTATGGACCCAATATCGGGATGGTGGGCGTCGGTACGGTCACATGACAACCAACATATCTGAGTGCATCAATGCCGTCTTGAAGGGTACACGGAACTTACCGGTGGGGTCACTCGTGAAGTCAACATATGGGCGATTGGCTGAGCTCTTTGTTAGGAAAGGAAAGGAAGCCGAGATGCAACTCGGGGCAAGGCAGGAATTTTCGCAGGTGCTTATGAGGGCGATTGAGAAGAACCAACAAGCCTCCAGAAACATGCGGGTTGAGCTATATGATAGAGGGAACACAGAGTTTGTTGTAGACGAGATTGGTCCGACGGGAGGGAGAATCGCTCTGACAGCATGTAGGGTATCGCTATCGGCCCGGACATGTGACTGTGGCTATTTTCAGGCCCTCCATTACCCATGCCGTCATGTGCTTGCAGCTTGTTCGTATTGCAGACTGGATTGGAGGACTTACGTGGATGACGTGTATCGCTTGACAACCATCTTCAATGTTTATAAGATTGGTTTCTCCCCTCCGATGGCAGATGACTTGCTTCCCTTGTACGAGGGTCCTCGAGTTACCCCAGACCCCGGCATGATGCGAGCGACTGTGGGTCGTCCTAGAGCTACACGGATAAGAAACAGTATGGATGAGCCCGAACCGGACAGGACGAAGAGATGTGGTATGTGTAGGGTTCCAGGTCATACTAGGAGACAGCGTCCCCTGCGCGCAGGTGCATCCGGTCATCATGAAGGGAGCAATGCGTAG
- the LOC107479685 gene encoding uncharacterized protein LOC107479685, which produces MAESVLLLVHHRGKIDENTSEGVTFSSKKQIGVFINPSTSLDDLRNSILQNLGKCGKRLVKQMFFKIPISLRQGYVKFGKYEMLGDDDIRVIFHSQSRFPNLGAMELFAKMADVEGSSGGSAPNPSTIGVGGASSAIPIRHDVTAHVSSPSFAADLAVYAEDGDCIGDVRTVGELAAAIREGPVLDGATTFMEVRDGDPVAEAIGDDDSDSEPPVIGDESDDEDDTRPVAPSQGQTSSQTQQYPPHFSTLDLEAMNQPAFPGRQMSSSHRDEQGMHGAEEFEVGQRFQSKEEAVLMVKNYNICRGVQYKVFESDQLKYHGKCVQFGNGCNWLIRVTMRQRKGYWEVRKYNGPHTCLATELSTDHRQLDYHVICASILSLVRADKAISVKVLQNAVSTPYGFKPSYRKVWMAKQKAIAQIYGDWEESYNMIPRWIIGVQMYMPGTIAVLRTSPVRSGNAVDESRVFFIDCFGRFRHALRHSSIASH; this is translated from the coding sequence ATGGCTGAGAGTGTGTTATTGTTAGTTCATCATCGGGGAAAGATCGATGAAAACACAAGTGAGGGTGTAACGTTCAGTAGCAAGAAACAGATTGGAGTGTTCATAAATCCATCAACGAGTTTAGATGATTTACGAAATAGCATATTACAAAATTTAGGTAAGTGCGGTAAAAGGCTTGTCAAGCAGATGTTCTTCAAGATCCCTATCTCACTCAGGCAGGGTTATGTGAAGTTTGGAAAATATGAGATGTTGGGCGATGATGACATTCGCGTTATATTTCACAGTCAAAGCAGATTTCCAAATCTGGGAGCTATGGAGTTGTTCGCAAAAATGGCTGATGTGGAGGGTAGCTCCGGTGGATCTGCTCCAAATCCGTCCACAATCGGGGTAGGTGGTGCTTCAAGTGCCATTCCTATTCGTCACGACGTCACCGCGCACGTTTCATCTCCGTCATTTGCAGCCGATCTGGCTGTTTATGCCGAAGATGGGGATTGCATTGGTGATGTACGAACCGTCGGGGAGCTTGCAGCGGCAATCAGAGAGGGACCGGTATTGGATGGTGCAACTACATTCATGGAGGTCAGAGATGGGGATCCAGTTGCTGAGGCCATTGGTGATGATGATTCAGATTCGGAACCACCCGTTATCGGTGACGAATCTGACGATGAGGATGACACAAGACCAGTTGCACCATCGCAAGGACAAACAAGTTCTCAGACACAACAGTACCCTCCACACTTCTCTACATTGGATCTTGAGGCGATGAATCAACCAGCATTTCCAGGTCGACAAATGTCAAGTAGTCACAGAGACGAGCAAGGTATGCATGGGGCAGAGGAGTTTGAGGTCGGGCAGCGGTTCCAGAGCAAGGAGGAGGCAGTGTTAATGGTGAAGAATTATAATATCTGCCGTGGTGTTCAGTATAAGGTGTTTGAGTCGGACCAGTTGAAGTATCACGGGAAGTGCGTCCAGTTTGGGAATGGGTGTAATTGGCTGATACGTGTGACTATGCGGCAGCGGAAAGGATACTGGGAAGTCCGGAAGTACAATGGGCCTCACACATGTCTTGCAACCGAGCTGTCCACCGACCACAGGCAGCTTGATTATCATGTGATATGTGCGTCAATTCTATCGCTGGTCAGGGCGGATAAGGCAATCTCGGTGAAAGTATTGCAGAATGCGGTGTCAACGCCATATGGTTTCAAGCCCAGCTACCGTAAGGTCTGGATGGCTAAGCAGAAGGCGATTGCACAGATTTATGGTGATTGGGAGGAATCTTATAACATGATTCCGAGGTGGATAATCGGGGTTCAGATGTACATGCCCGGCACCATTGCAGTATTGCGTACTTCACCTGTAAGGTCTGGTAATGCGGTCGATGAGTCGAGGGTTTTTTTCATCGATTGTTTTGGACGTTTTCGCCATGCGTTGAGGCATTCAAGTATTGCAAGCCACTGA